The following proteins are co-located in the Acidimicrobiales bacterium genome:
- the dcd gene encoding dCTP deaminase has translation MILSDRTIRESLDAGRIEIDPLGDNAVQPSSVDLRLDRYFRVFRNHTLGMIDVKKNLEALTEPVEITEEEAFILHPGEFVLGSTLERVRLPDDLVARLEGKSSLGRLGLLIHSTAGFVDAGWNGQLTLELSNVANLPITLYPTMKIGQISFLQMTTPADVPYGGKSVGSKYQDQVGPVPSRYWENFER, from the coding sequence ATGATCCTGTCCGACCGCACCATCCGCGAGTCCCTCGACGCCGGGCGTATCGAGATCGACCCGCTCGGCGACAACGCCGTGCAGCCCTCGTCGGTGGACCTGCGTCTCGACCGCTACTTCCGGGTCTTCCGCAACCACACGCTCGGCATGATCGACGTGAAGAAGAACCTCGAGGCGCTCACCGAACCCGTCGAGATCACCGAGGAAGAGGCGTTCATACTCCACCCCGGGGAGTTCGTGCTCGGCTCGACGCTCGAACGTGTCCGCCTGCCCGACGATCTCGTCGCCCGCCTCGAGGGGAAGTCCAGCCTGGGGCGGCTCGGCCTGCTGATCCATTCCACCGCGGGCTTCGTGGACGCCGGCTGGAACGGCCAGCTCACCCTCGAGTTGTCGAACGTCGCCAACCTGCCGATCACGCTGTACCCGACGATGAAGATCGGCCAGATCAGCTTCCTGCAGATGACCACCCCCGCCGACGTGCCCTACGGCGGGAAGTCGGTCGGCTCCAAGTACCAGGACCAGGTGGGTCCCGTACCGAGCCGTTACTGGGAGAACTTCGAGCGGTAG
- a CDS encoding zf-HC2 domain-containing protein, whose product MDCPDARALISARVDGEVDSADGLHLTEHLDSCATCRHFEERVHALRRAAVMNTVAEIPDLTSAVLRRAGAPDAGRGEWVRIALGSIAATLVLLNVPLLVSGDEAGATPHVGRHLGAFGMALAIGFGYAALRPERSIGLVPMMSALGVTFLVTGVVDAATGSSTVLDETTHMLELAGIVALWWLSGGRHRLGERVGRLRSTRHSGLRLIS is encoded by the coding sequence ATGGACTGTCCCGACGCACGTGCGCTCATCTCCGCGAGGGTCGACGGGGAGGTCGACTCCGCCGACGGCCTGCACCTCACCGAACACCTCGATTCGTGCGCGACCTGCCGCCATTTCGAGGAGCGGGTCCACGCTCTGCGCCGGGCAGCGGTGATGAACACCGTCGCCGAGATACCCGACCTCACGAGCGCGGTCCTGCGACGAGCGGGTGCTCCAGACGCGGGGCGCGGCGAATGGGTGCGGATTGCGCTCGGCTCGATCGCGGCCACCCTGGTGCTGCTCAACGTCCCACTGCTCGTGTCCGGTGACGAGGCGGGCGCGACCCCCCACGTGGGGCGTCATCTCGGGGCGTTCGGCATGGCCCTTGCCATCGGATTCGGCTACGCCGCGTTGCGCCCGGAACGCTCCATCGGACTCGTGCCGATGATGTCGGCGCTGGGCGTCACGTTCCTCGTGACCGGGGTGGTGGATGCCGCGACGGGAAGCTCGACGGTGCTGGACGAGACGACGCACATGCTGGAGCTCGCCGGGATCGTGGCCCTCTGGTGGCTGTCGGGGGGCCGCCACCGTCTCGGCGAGCGGGTCGGGAGGTTGCGCTCCACCCGTCACTCCGGACTGCGCCTCATCTCATGA
- a CDS encoding sigma-70 family RNA polymerase sigma factor has translation MDRVTELALAARDGNRHALEEFVRVTQRSVWLLCRHLGDPDTVEDLVQDTYLRALRSLPRFRNDGPARAWLLRIARNTCADATRSRIRRRRRMAEGEAPDTPVVSGSWEVVEDLLRGISAERREAFVLTQFVGLSYAEAAAVAGCAVGTIRSRVSRAREDLLALLDDETRGATGSSG, from the coding sequence GTGGATCGTGTAACCGAGCTGGCGCTCGCGGCGCGCGACGGGAACCGTCACGCGCTCGAGGAGTTCGTCCGTGTGACGCAGCGTTCCGTGTGGCTGCTGTGCCGCCACCTCGGGGATCCCGACACGGTCGAGGACCTCGTCCAGGACACGTATCTGAGGGCGCTGCGGTCACTGCCGCGATTCCGCAACGACGGTCCGGCCCGGGCCTGGCTCCTGCGCATCGCGCGCAACACGTGCGCCGACGCCACCCGCAGCCGTATCCGTCGCCGCCGGCGGATGGCGGAGGGGGAGGCGCCGGACACGCCCGTCGTCTCCGGCTCGTGGGAGGTCGTCGAGGACCTCCTGCGAGGCATCTCGGCGGAACGGCGGGAGGCGTTCGTACTCACACAGTTCGTAGGCCTGTCCTACGCCGAAGCCGCTGCGGTCGCCGGTTGCGCCGTCGGGACCATTCGATCTCGAGTCTCGCGAGCGCGAGAGGACCTCCTGGCGCTTCTCGACGACGAGACCAGGGGAGCGACCGGCTCGTCCGGCTGA
- a CDS encoding copper chaperone PCu(A)C yields the protein MRRFLVPLVLVALLAAACGDDDSETSADPTATPTATVATNGDGSRSALVVTDARYRRAGEGLGAAYLVITNTGDEAGRLSAAASGAAGEVQLHETVTDDDGLMGMVEVPEGFEIPGGGELILEPGGKHLMLIDLAADAGGQITIELVIDGDTIAVPFAFSEELSAMPGHDGGQSMEGGSMDDGSMEDASMEDGQ from the coding sequence ATGCGACGATTTCTCGTGCCACTGGTGCTCGTGGCACTGCTTGCCGCGGCCTGTGGCGACGACGACTCGGAGACTTCGGCGGACCCGACCGCCACGCCGACGGCGACAGTCGCAACGAACGGGGACGGGTCACGGTCGGCGCTCGTGGTCACCGACGCCCGGTACCGCCGTGCCGGCGAGGGACTCGGCGCGGCGTACCTCGTCATCACGAACACCGGCGATGAGGCAGGCCGACTGTCCGCTGCTGCCTCGGGCGCAGCCGGGGAGGTCCAGTTGCACGAGACCGTCACCGATGACGACGGACTGATGGGGATGGTCGAAGTGCCCGAGGGATTCGAGATCCCGGGTGGCGGTGAGCTGATCCTCGAACCCGGAGGCAAGCACCTCATGTTGATCGATCTCGCAGCGGACGCAGGAGGTCAGATCACGATCGAGTTGGTGATCGACGGTGACACGATCGCTGTCCCGTTCGCCTTCAGCGAGGAGCTCTCCGCGATGCCGGGCCACGACGGTGGCCAGTCGATGGAGGGCGGGTCTATGGACGATGGATCCATGGAGGACGCGTCGATGGAGGACGGGCAGTGA
- a CDS encoding SCO family protein, with protein sequence MRGLRIIAPAVVALGLTTVAACGESRSTGAAPPDSAADSPTTADTGGLTGFVRTPAPVVGELSLPDVTARAAPFPFRADEDGLLLVYFGYTSCPDVCPTTLADIRYALSLLDASLAERVEVAMATIDPDRDTDRVITDYLRSFIPDAHPLRTTDEAALRAAADGFGADYQVATTADGAVEVLHTGSLYAVDDEGRLVVTWPFGTRGADLATDMETLLGDVT encoded by the coding sequence ATGAGAGGGCTGCGGATCATCGCCCCGGCCGTGGTTGCTCTCGGCCTCACAACGGTCGCCGCGTGCGGGGAATCCCGCTCGACCGGGGCCGCGCCACCCGATTCCGCCGCCGACTCGCCGACCACTGCCGACACCGGCGGACTCACCGGGTTCGTCCGGACGCCGGCACCCGTCGTCGGCGAACTCTCCCTGCCCGACGTGACCGCCCGAGCAGCGCCGTTCCCGTTCCGCGCGGACGAGGACGGGCTCCTACTCGTCTACTTCGGCTACACGTCGTGTCCCGACGTGTGCCCCACGACGCTCGCAGACATCCGCTACGCCCTGTCCCTGCTCGATGCGTCGCTGGCCGAGCGGGTCGAGGTGGCAATGGCGACCATCGACCCGGATCGGGACACGGATCGCGTCATCACCGACTACCTACGATCGTTCATTCCCGACGCGCATCCCCTGCGGACCACCGACGAGGCGGCACTGCGTGCCGCGGCCGACGGGTTCGGGGCCGACTACCAGGTCGCCACAACCGCCGACGGCGCCGTCGAGGTGCTCCACACCGGGTCGCTGTACGCCGTCGACGACGAGGGCCGACTGGTCGTGACCTGGCCGTTCGGCACCCGGGGAGCAGACCTCGCCACCGACATGGAGACACTCCTCGGTGACGTCACCTGA
- a CDS encoding cytochrome c, protein MTSRCPTLSRLRSTAVVLAVVLAAVALGCGSGPGEDIALSPLAAEGRQIAAAQGCVSCHGQSGEGGVGPSWRGLAGSEVSLLDGTTAAADPAYLRRAITEPGADIVEGYAVRMPENVLTDGEVDAVVAYILELR, encoded by the coding sequence GTGACCTCCCGGTGCCCGACTCTCTCCCGCCTCCGCAGTACTGCCGTCGTCCTCGCCGTCGTCCTCGCCGCCGTCGCCCTCGGTTGTGGAAGCGGCCCCGGCGAGGACATCGCGCTCAGTCCCCTCGCTGCGGAGGGACGCCAGATCGCCGCGGCACAGGGATGTGTGTCGTGTCATGGCCAGTCGGGCGAAGGCGGCGTCGGCCCGTCGTGGCGCGGCCTTGCCGGGTCAGAGGTATCTCTGTTGGACGGCACGACGGCGGCGGCGGATCCGGCGTACCTGAGGCGGGCCATCACCGAACCCGGCGCGGACATCGTCGAGGGGTACGCGGTCCGGATGCCTGAGAACGTGCTCACCGACGGGGAGGTGGACGCGGTGGTGGCCTACATCCTGGAGCTGAGATGA
- a CDS encoding ABC transporter ATP-binding protein: MSGFSWKRVIGLFAVHRGQVALVLGLVLTTSLLGVVNPLLIRVVFDDALFPDTGGPDIGLLWVLTVAMVAITIASTGLGVWQTWVTNVLGQHVLRDLRDRVYAHLHSLSLSFYATSRTGDLQSRIANDVGGVQTAVTTTMSSILSNGVTFLAALAALTILSWQLTLISLATVPVFVVATRWVGRRRRELTGRSQAAIAEMNVLTNETLSVSGFTLARLFGRSDREIRRFETRNREVADVATRQQVIGQAFFTVIQAFLGLSPVAVYLAAGLLIDGGTNLTAGTIVAVTTLQNRLFFPVARMLETFVELQSSQAMFVRVFEYLDTEPDVVERPGATELRRDEVHGRLAFENVSFHYETREGEPVPTLDEIDFEARPGELVAFVGASGAGKSTILNLVPRLYDVTDGAITIDGVDLRDLTFASVADIVGVVTQESYLFADTLRANIAYAQPDASDADVEKAARAAAIHDRIVEFDDGYDTVVGERGFRLSGGERQRIAIARVLLHDPRILVLDEATSALDTASERRIQAALAELVEGRTTLAVAHRLSTIRAADVIHVVDDGRIVESGSHDELVEAGGAYRRLYDEQFGGGTIETHCVDGVVMTDGDFRPLVATGARRLERHRQRREPGSGAGRPTS, from the coding sequence ATGAGCGGATTCAGCTGGAAGCGCGTCATCGGGCTGTTCGCGGTCCACCGCGGGCAGGTCGCACTCGTGCTCGGCCTGGTCCTCACGACATCGCTGCTCGGCGTCGTCAATCCGCTGCTCATCCGCGTCGTGTTCGACGACGCCCTGTTCCCCGACACCGGCGGGCCCGACATCGGCCTCCTGTGGGTCCTCACCGTGGCGATGGTGGCGATCACCATCGCGTCGACCGGTCTGGGCGTGTGGCAGACGTGGGTGACCAACGTCCTCGGCCAACACGTCCTGCGTGACCTGCGTGACCGCGTGTACGCCCACCTCCACTCGTTGTCGCTGTCGTTCTATGCGACGTCGCGCACCGGTGACCTCCAGTCGCGGATAGCCAACGACGTCGGGGGCGTGCAGACCGCGGTGACGACGACGATGTCGTCGATCCTGTCCAACGGCGTCACCTTCCTCGCAGCGCTCGCGGCACTGACGATCCTCTCGTGGCAGCTGACGCTCATCTCCCTCGCGACCGTGCCGGTGTTCGTGGTGGCCACGCGCTGGGTGGGGCGGCGACGCCGCGAGCTGACAGGACGGTCCCAGGCCGCGATCGCCGAGATGAACGTCCTGACCAACGAGACGTTGTCGGTCTCGGGGTTCACGCTCGCCCGGCTGTTCGGCCGGTCGGACCGTGAGATCCGCCGGTTCGAGACACGCAACCGCGAGGTGGCCGACGTCGCCACCCGTCAACAGGTCATCGGCCAGGCGTTCTTCACGGTCATCCAGGCGTTCCTGGGTCTCTCCCCGGTGGCCGTGTATCTCGCCGCAGGGCTTCTCATCGACGGCGGCACGAACCTGACGGCGGGGACGATCGTCGCCGTCACCACGCTTCAGAACCGGCTGTTCTTCCCCGTGGCGCGGATGCTGGAGACCTTCGTCGAGCTCCAGTCCTCGCAGGCGATGTTCGTACGCGTCTTCGAGTACCTCGACACCGAACCCGACGTCGTCGAGCGCCCCGGCGCCACCGAGCTGCGGCGCGACGAGGTCCACGGCCGTCTGGCCTTCGAGAACGTGTCGTTCCACTACGAGACCCGCGAGGGCGAGCCGGTCCCGACGCTCGACGAGATCGACTTCGAGGCCCGACCGGGAGAACTCGTCGCGTTCGTCGGTGCGTCCGGCGCGGGCAAGTCGACGATCCTCAACCTCGTCCCGAGGCTCTACGACGTGACCGACGGCGCCATCACCATCGACGGGGTCGACCTGCGGGACCTCACATTCGCGTCGGTGGCCGACATCGTCGGCGTGGTCACCCAGGAGTCCTACCTCTTCGCCGACACGCTGCGGGCCAACATCGCCTACGCGCAACCCGACGCGTCCGACGCCGACGTGGAGAAGGCCGCGCGGGCCGCGGCGATTCACGACCGCATCGTCGAGTTCGACGACGGCTACGACACCGTCGTCGGCGAGCGGGGCTTCCGACTCTCGGGCGGTGAACGCCAACGCATCGCCATCGCCCGCGTCCTGTTGCACGACCCACGCATCCTCGTGCTCGACGAGGCGACCTCCGCGCTGGACACGGCCTCTGAGAGGCGCATCCAGGCGGCGCTGGCCGAACTGGTCGAGGGTCGCACGACTCTCGCCGTGGCGCACAGGCTGTCCACCATCCGTGCGGCCGACGTCATCCACGTCGTGGACGACGGCCGGATCGTCGAGTCCGGCTCACACGACGAGCTCGTCGAGGCCGGCGGGGCCTACCGCCGCCTCTACGACGAACAGTTCGGCGGCGGCACGATCGAGACCCACTGCGTCGACGGCGTGGTCATGACCGACGGCGACTTCCGGCCCCTGGTTGCGACGGGGGCCCGCCGCCTCGAACGGCACCGTCAGCGCCGGGAACCGGGAAGCGGCGCGGGACGACCTACTTCGTAG